The Phaeocystidibacter marisrubri genomic interval CCTATGCCGCATTGCCATTTCGTAACAACAACTACGCACAAAACCCTTCGAGGTCCGCGTGGTGGTATGATTATGATGGGAAGCGACTTCGACAACCCGATGGGATTGAAAACACCGAAAGGTGAAATCAAGAAAATGAGTGCCATTTTAGATGGAGCCGTATTCCCGGGTACACAAGGTGGTCCACTAGAGCACGTTATTGCAGCAAAGGCTGTTGCCTTTGGCGAAGCGCTCTCTGATGAATTTCTTCATTACATCATTCAAACTAAGAAGAATGCAGCAGCAATGGCCGCAGCATTTGTGAAGAGAGGATATGATATTATTTCGGGAGGAACGGACAATCACTGTATGTTGATTGACCTTAGAAATAAGAATGTGACTGGTAAACTTGCTGAAAATGCACTAGTGAAAGCCCAAATCACGGTGAATAAGAACATGGTTCCTTTCGATGATAAATCTCCATTTGTAACCAGTGGTATTCGCGTGGGAACAGCGGCAATTACCACTCGTGGGTTGGTGGAATCGGACATGGACAAAGTGGTGGAATTAATCGACCGCGTGATCATGGATCCGGAGAACGAAGAAAACCTAGATGCAGTAGCAGCAGAGGTTCACGACATGATGAGCGAGCGTCCGCTTTTTGCTTAGGCATTTACTTACAAGTTGTTTATTATTGCGACTCCATCTTCTGCAAAGGGGATGGAGTTGTTGTATCTTGAGCTCTCTAATCTCTTTGTGTGGCACGAAAAAAAATCAGCATACAGCAGGCGTTTAAGATTTTGGGGTTGCCCAATGGAGCCTCGTGGGATGAAGTTCGTGCCGCGTATCGGAAGCTGGCTAAACAGTTTCACCCAGACATTTCCTCAGACCCCAATGCCAAGGACAAATTTGCCTTGGTTGCCATTGCGTATGATCGGTTGGAAGAGTGGAACAATGCCGGGCGACCACAGCAAGCTCATTCCTCTGAAACCTTTGCCAATTTACGTGCAAGGGCAGCAAAAGAAGCGGCAGAAAAGGCGCTAAAGGAAGCCAAGAGAAAGGAGATGATTCGACGCGTGCGCGTCTTGCGGGAGAAGCAAGATGCAGAAGCTTCGAAGAATTACAAGAAGGCTATCGCACTGGTCGTGACAGGCTTGCTCCTCTATTTTGGAATTAGTGAAGGAAGACGCTGGTACACAGATTCTCGTATTGAAGATAATATGGGAACAGGCTATGTGACAGTAACGAGCCAGATTCCGAATTACATCAAGTACGTTTATGTCGTGAATGGCGAGCGCTATTCAGATGAAGCCCGCGTTCATCACGGAATTGACGACAATCAAGCGGAAAACGGCATTCCCATTTATACACAGGGTAGATATTTGGTGGAATACGCCAAAGACGATCCAACCTATCACCGTGTCATCTTTAATACCCCCGGTCCCAATACACTCAAGCAATACATGCAGCGGGGCGAGGATTTGCTGCGATGGAGGTTTCCACGATCATTTATGGGAATGAGCATAGAAGAGAGTAAGAAAGCCGCACATTGTTTGGGTTTAGTTCTCTATGAGGAATATGAATCCGAATACCTCGCGAACATCTTCTATTCCGATAAAGCCTTTCTGGAAAACTGGAGTCACAACCAAGGTACATTTGAAGACCTGATAGATGATGAACAATTTGCCATCTGCTTCAGTTACTGTAACCTTCAGTTTTATCATCCCTAGACTCTACCGTCTTAAATTGAGTACGCGTACATAGGCACTGCCTAAAATGTACACTATATATTTGCGAAAAAATTATTCTCATGGCCGTAAAACCGAGCATTCCCAAAGGTACACGTGACTTCAATCCGCAAGAAGTATCACGCCGACATTACATTATGAATGTATTGCGTACCGCTTTCGAAGGCTATGGTTTTCAGCCCATTGAAACGCCGAGTTTCGAGAATATTGAAACACTCACAGGCAAATACGGTGAGGAAGGAGATCGTTTGATCTTTAAAATTCTAAAATCGGGGGACTTCTTGGCGAAGCTTCCGCAGGAAATTCGCAACAGCGATTCTCCGAATAAGTGGGCTTTAGAGATAGCTGACAAAGCCCTTCGCTACGATCTTACCGTGCCTTTCGCGCGCTTTGTAGTTCAACACCGAAATGAGTTGGCCTTTCCTTTTAAGCGCTATCAAATGCAACCCGTTTGGAGGGCGGATCGTCCACAAAAAGGGCGTTTCCGCGAATTTTGGCAATGCGATGCCGATGTGGTAGGCAGTGATTCGCTTTGGCAGGAAGTAGAATTCGTTCAACTCTACGACAGAGCATTTACGCAGTTGGGGTTGAATGTGACCATCCATCTCAACAACCGCAAGGTGCTTGCCGGTATTGCGGAAGTGATAGGCGCATCTGACAAGTTGGTGGATTTTACCGTAGCCCTAGATAAACTAGACAAGATTGGCGCAGAGAAAGTAGTGGCCGAAATGGTTGAGCGTGGAATTCCTGAAGAGGGCACGCAAAAAGTTCTTCCACTGCTTTCTATGGATGATAGCAATGAGGCGGTTCTAGACTTCTTGACCGATTTCTTGAAAGATTCGGAAATGGGAATGAAAGGTCTAGAAGAACTGCGTTTTGTGTTGGATAAAGTCGATGCCTTGGGCTTGAAGACCGCATCCATTAAAGTGGATCTCACTTTGGCAAGAGGTTTAGACTACTACACAGGGGCCATTCTCGAAGTGAAGGCAAACGATGTTCAGCTGGGCTCAATTGGAGGTGGTGGTAGATACGACGATCTCACGGGAATCTTTGGCCTTAAAGATTTAAGTGGAATGGGTGTCAGCTTTGGTTTAGACCGAATCTACTTGTGTTTGGAGGAATTGAATTTGTTCCCAGATAGCAGTGAAAGCAAACCAAGCATACTATTCTTCAATATGGGAGAAGCGGAGATGCTTACTTCTCAAAAGTGGGCAACCGCTTTGAGAGAGAAAGGAATTGCAGCAGAGTGTTACCCAGACAATACCAAGTTTAAGAAGCAGTTCGATTACGCAGATAAGAAAGGTTTTGCACACGTGGCCATCATCGGTGAAAGTGAAATGAACGATGGCATTGCAAAGGTGAAGGATCAGTCCACGGGTGAACAAGAGGCATTGACCCTAGATCAGCTTATCCAGCT includes:
- the glyA gene encoding serine hydroxymethyltransferase encodes the protein MERDTTIFELIAEERERQTEGLELIASENFVSDQVMEAMGSVLTNKYAEGYPGKRYYGGCEVVDKVEDVARDRAKALFGAEYVNVQPHSGSQANAAVYLAVLKPGDKIMGFDLSHGGHLTHGSPVNFSGKTYQTCFYGVKKETGIIDYDMVREVAHAEKPQLIICGASAYSRDIDYATFREIADEVGAFLLADVSHPAGLIAKGILNDPMPHCHFVTTTTHKTLRGPRGGMIMMGSDFDNPMGLKTPKGEIKKMSAILDGAVFPGTQGGPLEHVIAAKAVAFGEALSDEFLHYIIQTKKNAAAMAAAFVKRGYDIISGGTDNHCMLIDLRNKNVTGKLAENALVKAQITVNKNMVPFDDKSPFVTSGIRVGTAAITTRGLVESDMDKVVELIDRVIMDPENEENLDAVAAEVHDMMSERPLFA
- a CDS encoding J domain-containing protein, with amino-acid sequence MARKKISIQQAFKILGLPNGASWDEVRAAYRKLAKQFHPDISSDPNAKDKFALVAIAYDRLEEWNNAGRPQQAHSSETFANLRARAAKEAAEKALKEAKRKEMIRRVRVLREKQDAEASKNYKKAIALVVTGLLLYFGISEGRRWYTDSRIEDNMGTGYVTVTSQIPNYIKYVYVVNGERYSDEARVHHGIDDNQAENGIPIYTQGRYLVEYAKDDPTYHRVIFNTPGPNTLKQYMQRGEDLLRWRFPRSFMGMSIEESKKAAHCLGLVLYEEYESEYLANIFYSDKAFLENWSHNQGTFEDLIDDEQFAICFSYCNLQFYHP
- the hisS gene encoding histidine--tRNA ligase, whose protein sequence is MAVKPSIPKGTRDFNPQEVSRRHYIMNVLRTAFEGYGFQPIETPSFENIETLTGKYGEEGDRLIFKILKSGDFLAKLPQEIRNSDSPNKWALEIADKALRYDLTVPFARFVVQHRNELAFPFKRYQMQPVWRADRPQKGRFREFWQCDADVVGSDSLWQEVEFVQLYDRAFTQLGLNVTIHLNNRKVLAGIAEVIGASDKLVDFTVALDKLDKIGAEKVVAEMVERGIPEEGTQKVLPLLSMDDSNEAVLDFLTDFLKDSEMGMKGLEELRFVLDKVDALGLKTASIKVDLTLARGLDYYTGAILEVKANDVQLGSIGGGGRYDDLTGIFGLKDLSGMGVSFGLDRIYLCLEELNLFPDSSESKPSILFFNMGEAEMLTSQKWATALREKGIAAECYPDNTKFKKQFDYADKKGFAHVAIIGESEMNDGIAKVKDQSTGEQEALTLDQLIQLLSK